The genomic stretch ATTTTATATTGAGACAAAGTGTTATCTGTTACGTATCTATTTTTACACCAAATAAGGATTTTGGAGACATTAATTTTAAACCTACTCATTATAAAACAAAAAACACGGACTTATTGTCCGTGCTATTTTTGAAATAATATTTAAATCGAATGTTTTTATCTGTATAAATCGAGTTCTAGGAAATTGTTGTTTTTTTGAAGTTCTTCTTTTCTTTCTTTTTCAATTAATTTTAGCATCTCATCCTGAGAATATGTTTTACCATCGAAAGTAATTGATGCTGAAACGGATACAGGGGCTGAAATACTTGTGGAACCTGAAGTTTGTCGCAGATTTTTTGCAGGATCTTTTTTGTAATCACTCCAAAGTTTTCTGAATTTTTCTTCGTTGATGACTATTTCCCTTGCTTTTTTATTTAAAATTTCATCCGGACTCACTTCTATTTTTCTTGTTCCAATAAGTGTAAAACTATGGTCACCTTTAGCATCTTCGGCTTTTACAATTAAACCCGGAAGACCACAAAATTCGTGCGGACCGTCCTGAATTGGGATTTCGGGAGCAAACCAAACATTCCATTTTCTTCCATACAAAGTTGTTGTCGCTTTTTGAACATCATATCCTAAAACCTTAGATTTTTCGTTGCTTATTTTCCAATCAAGTTTTTTATCATTATTAATCAATAAGTCGTTTGAACTAATTTCTTTTTTCAAAGTACGCTTATAATCAGGATATGTTTTTATAACTTCTGTATTTACTTTAGCTTGCTTCAAACTCGTAAAATCAAAATGCACCTTCTGCGTTGTCCGTGCATCTTTAAATGCTGCAGTCATGGTAGAATCATAAACAGCTTTTACCTGACTGTAAAATTTCGATCCTTTAGGTGTAGTCTGCAAAACCATGTTTTCAGTATCTGATTTATCGCGGTTCAGTGAATCTATTTTGAAAGTGTATTCGTAAATGAACTGGTTAGATTGTGCGAAATATAAGGCTGTCATCATTAATAACAGAAGAGATAATTTTATTTTCATACTGTGAATTTTGTTAAAATTAATTATTGAAAGGTGATACTTTCTTCTTTGGTATTATATACGATTATATTTTTGTTGCTTTCTCCTTTTTTTGATATCGTTTTCGCATAAAGTAGTTTAAAATCTTTTGGATTGTAAATGGTAACCGTATTGTTTTTCTCGTCTATCGTTACTTTTTCAGCATTTACCAAAGAAATGTTTTTTGTTTTTAACATTACATTTCCGTTTAGAATAATTGTGCGTTCTTGAGTATTTTTTTTGATGTTATCTCCTTTATAGGTCATTGTAAGTTCAGATTGTACTTCCTGCGCAAAAGTATTTTGAGAAAACAAAAGGAGTGTGAAAATTCCTGAGATTGT from Chryseobacterium indoltheticum encodes the following:
- a CDS encoding LptA/OstA family protein; this translates as MKRLFTISGIFTLLLFSQNTFAQEVQSELTMTYKGDNIKKNTQERTIILNGNVMLKTKNISLVNAEKVTIDEKNNTVTIYNPKDFKLLYAKTISKKGESNKNIIVYNTKEESITFQ
- a CDS encoding GLPGLI family protein — encoded protein: MKIKLSLLLLMMTALYFAQSNQFIYEYTFKIDSLNRDKSDTENMVLQTTPKGSKFYSQVKAVYDSTMTAAFKDARTTQKVHFDFTSLKQAKVNTEVIKTYPDYKRTLKKEISSNDLLINNDKKLDWKISNEKSKVLGYDVQKATTTLYGRKWNVWFAPEIPIQDGPHEFCGLPGLIVKAEDAKGDHSFTLIGTRKIEVSPDEILNKKAREIVINEEKFRKLWSDYKKDPAKNLRQTSGSTSISAPVSVSASITFDGKTYSQDEMLKLIEKERKEELQKNNNFLELDLYR